From the Mangifera indica cultivar Alphonso chromosome 10, CATAS_Mindica_2.1, whole genome shotgun sequence genome, one window contains:
- the LOC123226685 gene encoding VQ motif-containing protein 17-like, whose amino-acid sequence MHRDSQTISKPKPKIRIIHIFAPEIIKTDVENFRELVQRLTGKPAHDLQQKKSSRNNKKRKNPRAPRKEQEFPRKNNNNNSTSFQENQLQEEKKTARSGSSSGIQGVKEEEEEGVMWSNNGGYLNGFSDFEGFLHEIGEFPLMPLHAFEETQFA is encoded by the coding sequence ATGCACAGAGATTCCCAAACCATATCCAAACCGAAGCCCAAAATCCGAATAATTCACATATTCGCCCCGGAAATCATCAAAACCGACGTCGAAAACTTCCGGGAACTCGTTCAAAGACTCACCGGAAAGCCGGCTCATGATCTTCAACAAAAGAAAAGCTCTCGCAACAACAAGAAGAGGAAGAATCCAAGAGCTCCAAGAAAAGAACAAGAATTTCcaagaaagaataataataataattcaacaaGCTTTCAAGAAAATCAGCTGCAAGAGGAGAAGAAGACGGCGAGAAGTGGGTCTTCTTCAGGGATTCAAGGAGttaaagaagaggaagaagaaggagTCATGTGGAGCAACAATGGCGGATATTTGAATGGATTTTCAGACTTTGAAGGGTTTCTGCATGAAATTGGAGAATTTCCATTGATGCCTCTGCATGCTTTTGAAGAAACTcaatttgcataa
- the LOC123228010 gene encoding delta(12)-fatty-acid desaturase FAD2-like has product MGAGGRAVQSAPKKVRNEPLKRVPVSQPPFTLSQVKKAIPPHCFQRSVIRSFSYVVYDLTIAAFLYYAATSYIPMLPPTLSYLAWPVYWAFQGCILTGVWVVAHECGHHAFSNYQWLDDTVGFILHSGLLVPYFSWKYSHSRHHSNTGSLERDEVFVPKQKTGIRWYSKYLNNPPGRILTLIITVTLGWPLYLAFNVSGRPYDRFACHYDPQSPIYKDRERLQIFISDAGILAVAYGLYRLVLAKGLAWVLCVYGGPLMVVNGFLVVITFLQHTHPALPHYDSIEWDWFRGALATVDRDYGILNKVFHNITDTHVAHHLFSTMPHYHAEEATKAIKPILGEYYQFDGMSIFKAMYRETKECIYVEPDNSEDQNKGVFWYKNKI; this is encoded by the coding sequence ATGGGTGCAGGTGGTAGAGCTGTTCAATCCGCCCCCAAGAAGGTGAGAAACGAACCCCTGAAGCGTGTTCCCGTTTCTCAGCCACCATTTACGCTCAGCCAGGTCAAGAAAGCCATTCCACCTCACTGTTTCCAGCGTTCTGTTATCCGCTCATTTTCATATGTTGTTTATGACCTCACAATCGCTGCATTCTTGTATTATGCTGCAACATCTTACATTCCCATGCTTCCGCCCACTCTCTCTTATCTGGCCTGGCCGGTTTACTGGGCCTTCCAAGGCTGCATCTTGACTGGTGTTTGGGTTGTAGCTCATGAATGTGGCCACCATGCCTTCAGTAACTATCAATGGCTTGATGACACCGTTGGCTTTATCCTTCACTCTGGCTTGCTTGTACCTTACTTCTCCTGGAAGTATAGCCATAGCCGGCATCACTCCAACACAGGCTCTCTTGAACGTGATGAAGTCTTCGTCCCCAAGCAAAAAACTGGTATCAGATGGTATTCCAAGTACCTTAATAACCCACCTGGTCGAATCCTCACTCTGATCATAACAGTCACCTTGGGATGGCCGTTGTACTTAGCGTTCAATGTTTCAGGCAGGCCTTATGATCGCTTCGCTTGTCACTATGATCCTCAAAGTCCTATCTATAAAGATCGTGAGAGGctacaaattttcatttctgATGCGGGAATTTTAGCTGTTGCATATGGCCTCTACCGCCTTGTGCTAGCTAAAGGTCTTGCTTGGGTGCTCTGTGTATACGGAGGACCGTTGATGGTGGTAAATGGATTTCTTGTTGTGATTACATTCTTGCAGCATACTCACCCGGCATTGCCTCATTATGACTCGATTGAATGGGACTGGTTCAGAGGGGCGCTAGCAACAGTCGACAGAGATTACGGAATCCTTAACAAGGTCTTCCATAACATTACAGATACACATGTAGCACACCATTTGTTCTCAACAATGCCACATTATCACGCCGAGGAGGCAACCAAGGCGATCAAGCCGATTTTAGGAGAATATTACCAGTTCGATGGGATGTCGATCTTCAAGGCAATGTACAGGGAGACAAAGGAGTGCATTTATGTTGAGCCGGACAATAGCGAAGACCAAAACAAAGGTGTGTTCTGGTATAAAAACAAGATATGA